The sequence TACTAATCAGTCAGGTTTTATTAATTAAATAGATGCAAAAGGCTGTTTAGATTTATGAATGAAGAGCATTACTCACTTGCACATTACATAAAACAAAGCAGGCATTTCAGTCACAGTCCCTCACACATACAGGTATCCAACTGTGGCAAGGTTTACGTCCGGTTTTTTACTGAGGTCCACAGTCCAAAGTGCTCGTTCCAACTGAATAAAGGAATTTCTTTATAGCTTTCCCCTTCTTCCATCCAGACTGTTGCACAGTCAGCCTCAGTAGTGACTCAGTCTTAATTACATGTAATCATTTAAACTCTCCTGTGTTGTCTGAGCACAGTCAGGTCTGCTCTGAGGTCAGTCTGCTGTACGGGGGGGGCTTGGACGGCCCCTCCTCTTTTTCAGTGCTGTCCAGGTGGATGGGAGAGTTGAAGAGTTTGTCATCACCTCCTGCTTGAAAAACAGACAATAAGTACATTGCAGGGCTACATatgtaaacatttcatttttcatttcatttattcattcattccaatctaaatgattggaaaggagtaggatgaagaaaacttataatacctgcctatggaaggaaatctgtctcatcaggttttgaattataaaagccactgaatttctagcactgaatttttttgcactgaaattaagtatctgatcccccccccccccccccccgaaattaagtatctgaatttttttttttttgcacagaaattaagtatctgattccccccccccccgaaattaagtatctgaattttttttttttttgcacagaaattaagtatctgatcccccccccccgaaattaagtacctgaattttttttttttttgcacagaaattaagtatctgattcccccccccccgaaattaagtttctgaatttttttttttcactgaacttaagtatctgaatttttttgcactgaaattaagtatctgaattttttgtctctcaattttactatgttcataaatttagaataaaaaaattcagacgtaaaaaattccgatcacacatGCTGGACACCAAGGATACGCAATGATTCtgtctcaagtcgaaccgacagtcAGTCAATCcagttatgttaggttggtcatgtgacgctgaaaaaattcagatacttaatttcagtgcaaaaaaattcagtgctacaaattcagtggcttttataattcaaaatctgatgagacagatttacttccatacctgccactttcttcaaacatctgcttccatcagatatgttgccattacagctattacagtaaaaaaccatttacatgatagtcaatgcaaataaaacaaatccaacatccataagttaaattatttcattccatgcttttataaagcttctctattctttccttatacaacctcttaaactgaaaaatatttgtccagctcttctcttccatcgccaaagaattccacattctgacacccacaacagaactACACATTTCCtttacattagtccgaacccttcgctgtttcaaattaaacctgcttctgtgttcttcatccttaaatcccacctcttcaggtCATTCGTGAACTGcctgcctgttccacctcatccactctcatctaccttctcttgtgtgttttctttcatcGTATTTGTCTCCGTCTTTGTTCTTTGATTGCCATTTAGTATTAGCTCCGTATCTGTTTACCTGTTTGAtgtgtgtttgtcccttggctgtttattgtaaaacatctttgagtacttagaaaagtgctatataaaactgatatattattatttattattattatcctatgATACTacaacaaataatctctgcaaatttgcagcaaaagtctgtttcttgctctaaacacaatcaacaatgtccctaattcagctaactctttaaactgaaacaatcctgatttaataaacaactcatttgtatgttccctgaaattaaccttatacatgattcttattggtCTTTTCTATAagaaaaacaatggctttgtgttcctcATATATGTTTCCCCACACTTCAATACAAGAACTCAAATATGACAGAATAAGTGAACTATAtgaaattctcattgctttataatccaacacatattttgctttactcaatacaTCATGACAACAGGAACGTGGAAAGCACCGTACCTCTCCATGTGCACACCATCTCGGTGTCCCTGGGGTCACACTGAGGAACGAGAGTCTCCTGCAACAAACACAGCATTTTCCCTTGAAGACCTGTACTGACCAACTACACCCAGAGTCATGCAGTACTTGTGTTCAGGGTTAGTGGTTTTGGTTCTGTGATGTGCCGTGTCAGTTGTgattctgttgtgtttttgtggtttttcggTTCtcttctgtgtgtgggtgtgtgttctctgtctttctctccaaACAGACAGTGGTTGAGTgtggatgagctgcaggtgtggtgctggactgctgctgctgctgactggTTCCTCAGTGATGAGCGGGGAAATTCACAGCAGGATCACCCTACCTCCTATGAGACTCCTCTCTTCCCATCCCCCTCATTTGTAACCAGCCATCTGTCATTTTAGTTGGAGAGCTTCGTATAATCAGATGCAaaaaggagggaatctttttctttaagttttctcCTGGTTTTTTTTGTTAGGAAGATAGATAAGATTGATGTAGTTAGATttccttggtttgtgtttgtaggtCAGCGTAGCGAGCTTGGAATAGTAttctgtttgttatgtttgttactttgattccctacctgatttaattttcttttcatcTAAATAAGTATCTCAAATGGCAGTTGTGTGATTGctggtcatttatttatttattttttttgcttgctcctgtttgttaagggacatggggggaggggagtctcacaccatgttgcgTCTCGGTAACCCCTCGGCTGAGCATAACGAATTGTAAGGCAGGTGTCTGTGATCTTCAAAGGCCAAAGGCCGTGTTCTTCCTTACCAGTCCCGTTCTGGAGTCGTAGCAGCCACAGCAGGGCAGGCTGCGGCAGCCCACCAACATGATcagagaggacagacacatgcTGGTGGTGCAGGTCAGCAGGATGGTGGCATTGGCCCCCTTCACCAGCCCATGCAGCACAAACGTCTACAGAAAGACCAACAACAGCTGTTGCAGAAATAAAACAGACTACACCAAGATAACTAGTACCTGTCTGACTTGGAAATTCATCCCATTAGTGTGATACAACCAAACTCTCATATCCtgataccaaggttctaatagttttggatttgtcattatagtttatttagttctgacttcttttcctctaattcagttcgttttaattcgtttttagagcaggtttgctagtttgtattagttttcatttttttctaaatacttagttttagtttagttttagttattttagttatttagttGAAACAGTATATCCATTTAAACAGCAAATTTTTTGATCTGTTACTGCTTGACCAGGCCCATGTGCAAACACAAAGAGACAAtaagtgtatgtatatgtatatagtatctggtaaaaaaaaagttgtgaagaCACATTTCTTTGGAAGTGGAGAGGGAAAATCCCTATCTGGAAAAATATTTGTACTAGTGTGaccagtaggggtgttagaaaatatcggttctgcaacatatcgcgatatttcatttcacaatactgtatcaatattaaaaagtactgaatcaatatttttaggtatttattcaaaagcagatatggcggaggttcattattgtttttgtttatgtcttatttattattatttaatacaattttattaaataatggttatttcaatcatcctaaaagcactttttactgtctgagaggcagatgttcattcctttgttgggacaaaaatactgttctgatgttagttgtgaactaatagaatctgaacatttgaacaggatctgaaactggaatgtctgtaaaacagaatttcagtttgaacacaggaacgttttgcgatataacattagatcctgttgggatcaaataaaaatgtgtttcgtatttgtgcagatttctgatgtaattcaattcttccaggaataatcatttaaaaaaatgaaacaaaaaaatgcctTCTTAACatgatcatgatatatcgtgttgtcatcccagtattgtgatttgtattgcatcaccagattcttgccaatacacagccctagtgaccAGTGAATCAGTTTTCATGAGGATGAGTCATAAATCAATACATGACTCAGAAACGGTTTCTCTGAATTGTTCTctccacactaaaaaaaaaaaaagtttccatggCAACCTGGTAAGTAGTTGCTGAGATGCTTTTAAAATGATAACACAGACTGAGAGCTCCCATAATTAGTGGCTGCTCAAGTGGTTTGCACTGATACATTTGAAAAACTACTGCTGGAAGCAGAGGCTGTGAGGCCCTGACTTGAATCCTGTCATGGTGGACTGGTCTGGGCCAGATGACAGAGCCACTTTTGGACGTCAGTTTCATCTCTGGAAGACTGCTgttatggtttataacatgtggAGTTACCACTTGAGGACTGTCATGGTGGTGGAAGACCTCTTCATCCTCCTCGCCGTAGGTCAGAGTCAGACAGGAATAAGCCGATACAAACACAGAGGCTGCACAGGACAGTCCTGCAGCCGCCACCATCACACTGACCTGAGGACAAGCACACACCACAGTCACCGCCCAGTGAGGACGAAGAacgaaaaaaaagacatttggagGAAAGGAAATACATTAgaggttgagctcatttgaaaATATTCACCATACAGCCGAcccatatgggatttttggggctggggctggggctgatgccgataccgatattgggggctaaaaaaagccggtATCCAATgtattggctgataaccgatatatcggccgatatatgaaatgaGAACATCgttatacacaggatataatagtcttatattagataatggtggacatgtggattaacagttgcatctttgtttatctcacaaagataactgacacaactttcaaatgtataatagtcttatgccgcgtttccactacgtggatccggctcgactcgactctggtaccaggtcctattccagaccgtttccattacaggatactacagactttacagtacctggtcgtcatagcgatgtggtgcgttac is a genomic window of Sphaeramia orbicularis chromosome 10, fSphaOr1.1, whole genome shotgun sequence containing:
- the LOC115427360 gene encoding uncharacterized protein LOC115427360 isoform X2, whose translation is MDRYRYFIFNQRSVLVLGILQVACAGICVVCGCMDAVFRKSTPLSSSRTPVWGGLIMALPGALALFASQRKNSVMVSVMVAAAGLSCAASVFVSAYSCLTLTYGEEDEEVFHHHDSPQVTFVLHGLVKGANATILLTCTTSMCLSSLIMLVGCRSLPCCGCYDSRTGLETLVPQCDPRDTEMVCTWRGGDDKLFNSPIHLDSTEKEEGPSKPPPYSRLTSEQT
- the LOC115427360 gene encoding uncharacterized protein LOC115427360 isoform X1; its protein translation is MDRYRYFIFNQRSVLVLGILQVACAGICVVCGCMDAVFRKSTPLSSSRTPVWGGLIMALPGALALFASQRKNSVMVSVMVAAAGLSCAASVFVSAYSCLTLTYGEEDEEVFHHHDSPQVTFVLHGLVKGANATILLTCTTSMCLSSLIMLVGCRSLPCCGCYDSRTGLETLVPQCDPRDTEMVCTWRAGGDDKLFNSPIHLDSTEKEEGPSKPPPYSRLTSEQT